The DNA sequence TAGGCAATTGCTGATCGGTTTTTACCGTAATAAGAAACCATGGATACTTTGTTTTTAGGGGCGATTAGCTTCGCTTTTTCCTGTAAAACAGATGGCAAAAGAAATGGTTTGTTCTGCGGTTCAACAATACGCCATTCTTTTCGGGTAATATCTTTGATTTCGTCATGAAAACAAAATATGCAACCGGTAACACTGACAATAAAAACAATAAGCCCGGAAATTAGTCCGAGCCATTTGTGTATAAAACGTATTTGTTTTGTAAATCCCATTTGATGAATTGCGAAATACTTGATTTCTCTTTAAGAATTAGTTGCAAAAGGCAAAAGTAATTCTTAATGTGCAATTCACAAATTTTAGGCGTTTATTTTAGACCGTTGGGGTAATTCGGTAAAATGTTATTTAATACATAGAAACATAGTATTCTGTAATTTGTTTTAAGTGAAACATCTTTTCTGAACTATGTTTCTATTTGTTAAAAATGATTGCGCCCAGCGGGTTATTTTTTTAGAGTCGTTGGACGATTTATTCGCTCTTTACCTTTTTTAATTTAAAAGAAACATAAAGTGTAATCGCTGCTAAAACAATCCAGAAAATATCAATAAAGAAAATCTGAATCTGATCGTTGACAAACGTTTTCCAAAACCAGTTTCCGGTGCAAATTCCATTAGCAATCGGAATTAAAAAGCCTAAAATACTTCCGGAAATCAGACACCATTTGTTGGTGAAATTAATGTCTTTTTTGAGCAGGAAAAAGATCGTCAATAGTAACCAGGTGATAAAATATACGCTGTAAATATTAGCTCGACTTAGGGGATAAAATACTTTATTAGCAATAAAAATGAAGGCAGTAACAGGATACATGCTTAGGCAAACTGCTAAATAAATGCGTACAACCGAGTTGTTAAAACGACGTTTTTTCTCGGGCATATTTTTTTTGTCTCTGGCAACCAGCCAAATCATAACTCCCGATATAATAACAAAACAAGTAATAATACCGAGTACAAAACTGATTATTTTAAGCGCATATCCGCCGTAATCCCCAAAGTGCACTCTGTACAAAACGTTTTTTACACCATCTAGATATTTGTTGTCCGTTTCAGGATTCTTTTTGGCTATGATTTTACCGTCAGCAACTTTGTAGATTATTTTTCCGAATGCGGTGAATTTTTTGTCATGAGGTATTTTTCCATCAACGATTATGTGCATGTTGGTATCGCCATAGTTTTGAATTTGTACCTCGGTGATTTCAAAATCTTTCCAGCTGCTTTTGGTTTTTTCTACAAACTCGTTGATGCTAAAAGGCGTTGCCAGTTTCTTATTCTCAAATTTAAATTCC is a window from the Flavobacterium cupriresistens genome containing:
- a CDS encoding PepSY-associated TM helix domain-containing protein; translated protein: MNNRNYNIYFHTHTVSGIVISVVLFVIFFAGSFSFFKSEINNWERGETVAIHKKEQINYDTTFDSINKNYTLAGRDVSLSVSPHERRVFIRMEGTKDTVAANKLKDTLEVAKLKSGHYFYLNTKNFKAQTYDESYSIGEFLYRLHFLAQVPYPVGYYLSGFVALFFLFAIITGVLLHWNKIVSNFYIFRPKEKLKTLWTDAHTALGMIGLPFQFVYAVTGAFFMIKLLIVAPSVMALYKGDQNKLYSDLEYNNPEFKFENKKLATPFSINEFVEKTKSSWKDFEITEVQIQNYGDTNMHIIVDGKIPHDKKFTAFGKIIYKVADGKIIAKKNPETDNKYLDGVKNVLYRVHFGDYGGYALKIISFVLGIITCFVIISGVMIWLVARDKKNMPEKKRRFNNSVVRIYLAVCLSMYPVTAFIFIANKVFYPLSRANIYSVYFITWLLLTIFFLLKKDINFTNKWCLISGSILGFLIPIANGICTGNWFWKTFVNDQIQIFFIDIFWIVLAAITLYVSFKLKKVKSE